A genomic region of Mugil cephalus isolate CIBA_MC_2020 chromosome 5, CIBA_Mcephalus_1.1, whole genome shotgun sequence contains the following coding sequences:
- the LOC125008521 gene encoding alcohol dehydrogenase class-3-like encodes MSTAGQVIRCKAAVAWEPGKPLSIEEVEVAPPKTHEVRIKIVATGVCNADWGYLYEAGKGMKFRPFPLVLGHEAAGIVESVGPDVTKFAPGDKVIPVSLPNCGECEACQTPKPNQCRKNWANMQVGVLADGTSRISCKGQQVYQFLGISSFSQFTVVPDTSLAKIRLDAPLDKVCLLGHSVSTGYGAAVNTAMVEKESLCAVFGLGAVGLAAIMGCKAAMAKKIIGVDINADRFEVAQLLGATDCINPGDHTNPVQEVLVELTNGGVDYALECVGSPDVMSAALNSTRDIWGSCVIAGWTEAESMSVQVEKLLMGRTLKGTSFGGWKSVQSIAQLVDDYMNNKLRLDEFITHNLQLDQINQAFDLLKSGKSIRTVISLHS; translated from the exons ATGTCAACAGCAGGTCAG GTGATCAGGTGTAAGGCAGCTGTGGCATGGGAACCTGGCAAACCTCTGTCTATTGAAGAAGTGGAGGTGGCCCCACCCAAGACTCATGAAGTCCGAATCAAG ATTGTTGCCACAGGCGTGTGCAACGCAGACTGGGGATACTTGTATGAGGCTGGAAAGGGGATGAAATTCAGACCGTTTCCTTTGGTGCTTGGCCACGAGGCTGCAGGCATAGTGGAGAGCGTCGGTCCTGATGTCACCAAGTTCGCACCGG GAGACAAAGTAATACCAGTTTCTCTGCCCAACTGTGGCGAATGTGAAGCATGTCAAACCCCGAAACCCAATCAGTGCAGGAAGAACTG GGCAAACATGCAAGTGGGTGTATTAGCTGATGGCACAAGCAGGATATCTTGCAAGGGGCAGCAGGTGTACCAGTTCCTTGGGATCAGTTCCTTCTCCCAGTTCACTGTGGTTCCTGACACCTCTCTCGCAAAGATAAGACTTGATGCACCGCTGGACAAAGTCTGCCTGCTTGGCCACAGCGTCTCCACTGGTTATGGagctgctgttaatacagccaTG GTTGAAAAAGAGTctttgtgtgctgtgtttgggCTTGGAGCTGTTGGACTGGCCGCCATCATGGGCTGCAAGGCCGCTATGGCAAAAAAGATCATCGGGGTTGACATCAACGCTGACAGGTTTGAGGTAGCCCAACTGTTAGGGGCCACTGACTGCATCAACCCTGGAGATCATACTAACCCAGTCCAAGAGGTTCTGGTGGAACTGACCAATGGAGGGGTGGACTACGCTCTGGAGTGTGTTGGAAGTCCAGATGTCATG AGTGCTGCACTTAATTCCACGAGAGATATTTGGGGTTCCTGTGTCATTGCTGGGTGGACAGAGGCAGAATCAATGTCTGTGCAGGTTGAGAAGTTACTGATGGGACGCACTTTGAAGGGGACTTCTTTTGGAG GCTGGAAGAGTGTGCAGAGCATTGCCCAACTGGTGGATGACTACATGAACAACAAACTGAGGCTGGATGAGTTTATCACCCACAACCTCCAACTGGATCAGATTAACCAGGCCTTTGACCTTTTAAAAAGTGGCAAAAG cATCCGTACTGTCATCAGTCTGCACAGCTGA
- the LOC125008617 gene encoding alcohol dehydrogenase class-3 has translation METAGKVIKCKAAVAWEPGKPLSIEEVEVAPPKAHEVRIKVFATGVCHTDAYTLSGSDPEGLFPVILGHEGAGTVESVGEGVTKFSPGDTVVPLYVPQCGECKFCKNPKTNLCQKIRVTQGQGLLPDKTSRFTCKGKPVFHFMGTSTFSEYTVVADISLAKVNEKAPLDKVCLLGCGISTGYGAAVNTAKVEPGSTCAVFGLGAVGLAVIMGCKVAGATRIIGVDINPDKFGKAKEFGATECVNPKDHSKPIQEVLVEMTDGGVDYSFECIGNVQIMRAALEACHKGWGESIIIGVAGAGQEISTRPFQLVTGRVWRGTAFGGWKSVESVPKLVEEYLNKKLKVDEFVTHTLPFEKINEGFDLMHAGKSIRAVLTF, from the exons ATGGAGACAGCTGGCAAA GTCATCAAGTGCAAAGCAGCCGTTGCCTGGGAACCTGGCAAGCCTCTTTCCATtgaagaggtggaggtggcCCCACCTAAGGCCCATGAAGTTCGCATTAAG GTCTTTGCTACAGGAGTGTGTCATACGGATGCCTACACTCTGAGTGGCAGTGACCCCGAGGGACTTTTCCCTGTCATCTTGGGACATGAGGGTGCAGGAACAGTTGAGAGCGTTGGTGAGGGTGTCACTAAATTCAGTCCAG gTGATACCGTCGTTCCGTTGTATGTGCCGCAGTGTGGTGAATGCAAATTCTGCAAGAACCCCAAGACCAACCTTTGCCAGAAAATTAG AGTAACCCAAGGTCAGGGCCTGCTCCCTGACAAGACCTCACGCTTCACTTGCAAAGGAAAGCCAGTGTTTCACTTCATGGGGACCAGCACCTTCTCTGAGTACACTGTAGTGGCTGACATCTCTCTGGCCAAGGTTAATGAGAAAGCTCCACTGGATAAAGTGTGCCTTCTTGGATGTGGCATTTCTACAGGGTATGGTGCTGCTGTTAACACGGCCAAG GTTGAGCCTGGATCCACTTGTGCTGTATTTGGCCTTGGAGCAGTGGGCTTGGCTGTTATCATGGGCTGCAAGGTTGCCGGGGCAACCAGGATCATCGGTGTGGATATCAACCCTGACAAGTTTGGGAAAGCCAAAGAGTTTGGAGCCACTGAGTGTGTGAACCCGAAGGACCACAGCAAGCCCATCCAGGAGGTCCTAGTGGAGATGACTGATGGTGGCGTGGACTACTCATTTGAGTGCATTGGGAATGTGCAAATCATG AGAGCTGCTCTGGAGGCTTGCCACAAAGGCTGGGGTGAAAGTATCATCATTGGTGTAGCCGGAGCTGGACAGGAGATCTCCACCAGACCTTTCCAGCTGGTGACCGGCCGAGTGTGGAGAGGCACAGCCTTTGGAG GGTGGAAGAGTGTGGAGAGTGTCCCTAAACTGGTGGAAGAATACCTGAACAAGAAGCTGAAGGTGGACGAATTTGTGACTCACACCCTGCCGTTTGAGAAGATCAATGAGGGATTTGACCTCATGCACGCTGGAAAGAG TATCCGCGCAGTCCTGACTTTCTGA
- the gar1 gene encoding H/ACA ribonucleoprotein complex subunit 1 yields MSFRGGGGRGGGRGGGFNRGGGGYGGGRGGGGFGGGRGGGFGRGGGRGGFNRQQDYGPPEYVVAVGEFMHPCEDDIVCKCTTEENKVPYFNAPVYLENKEQIGKVDEIFGQLRDFYFSVKLSENMKASSFKKLQKFYIDPMKLLPLQRFLPRPPGEKGPPRGGRGGGRGGGRGGGGRGGGFRGGRGGGFGGGRGGGFGGGRGGGGGGFRGRGGGGGGRGFRGGR; encoded by the exons ATGTCgttcagaggaggaggtggacgagGCGGTGGCAGAGGTGGAGGTTTTAACCGTGGTGGAGGAGGTTATGGTGGAGGCAGAGGCGGAGGAGGATTTGGTGGCGGCCGAGGTGGTGGATTCGGACGGGGTGGTGGAAGAGGCGGTTTTAACAGACAGCAAGACTATGGACCTCCAGAATATGTTGTTG CAGTGGGAGAGTTCATGCATCCATGCGAAGATGACATTGTGTGCAAGTGTACAACGGAGGAAAACAAAGTTCCCTACTTCAATGCCCCAGTGTACCTGGAAAACAAGGAGCAGATCGGGAAAGTGGATGAAATATTTGGCCAGCTGCGAGACTTT TATTTTTCAGTCAAACTTTCTGAAAATATGAAAGCATCTTCTTTCAAGAAATTACAGAAG ttttatataGATCCAATGAAGCTCCTCCCACTGCAAAGATTCCTCCCTAGGCCGCCAGGAGAGAAAGGGCCAccaagaggaggcagaggagggggtagaggaggagggagaggtggtggtggtcgAGGAG GTGGTTTTCGAGGAGGACGCGGTGGAGGATTTGGAGGAGGACGTGGTGGAGGATTTGGAGGAGGacgtggtggaggaggaggcggctttagaggaagaggaggtggaggtggtggccGTGGATTCAGAG GTGGTAGATGA